In a genomic window of Occallatibacter riparius:
- a CDS encoding PadR family transcriptional regulator, with product MAKTDALQGSLDLLVLKILSRRPRLHGYAIMAAIADTSGEVLRAEEGSLYPALYRMEEAGWIRAEWIKKDTGRRARVYELTAAGKKQLGAEESRWQAVSVAINRVLREA from the coding sequence ATGGCTAAGACTGACGCTCTCCAAGGTTCGCTCGACCTGCTGGTCCTCAAGATCCTCTCCCGGCGCCCCCGCCTCCACGGCTACGCCATCATGGCTGCCATCGCCGACACCTCCGGCGAAGTCCTGCGCGCCGAAGAAGGCTCCCTTTACCCCGCCCTCTACCGGATGGAAGAAGCTGGGTGGATTCGCGCCGAGTGGATCAAGAAGGACACCGGCCGCCGTGCGCGCGTTTATGAACTGACCGCCGCAGGCAAAAAGCAACTCGGCGCGGAAGAGTCGCGCTGGCAGGCCGTCAGCGTTGCAATCAATCGAGTTCTCCGGGAGGCATGA
- a CDS encoding ADOP family duplicated permease, translated as MSLWSRISNAFRGDRLNREIDEEMQSHIDEAIASGRDPGEARRAFGSALLVRETSHGIRVAGSLESLLADIRFGWRQLWRNKVTSLAAVLSLALGIGSCVAAFRLIDALLWRPLPISGANRLFALSRKLIGPEGKPIEDRYWSTPDFNVMRTAVKDQADLIAISDADRTDITWSTDDEIEKAHVVYVSGNMFPLFGLEPALGRLLAPADDRGPGLAPYAVLSCDYWNHRFGRDPRVLGRSVHIEDQVFEIIGVGPRDFTGTETGTVTDLFLPLSMNSLSTRNGVSWHHTFLMLKPGVNPTTTLEPLRQHLSAVSHAFETACSTCFRGATQATRDRLLNKTLVLNPAGAGISELQKEYRRYLGVLGLLVVLVLLIACVNVANMMTAQAAARAQEMALRISIGAGRRRLIQLILTQSALLALLASAVGALFAAWSAPFVLGLVNPPDTPARLDLPADGRVLLFGLALILVVVLLLGLLPALRASAVRPVAALKGGEDPHSPRRFMRVAIALQVAFCVLVLFLSSLFVTSFQRLQNRPLGFSTDRLLLLQTVAGKGQLPVVWDQTAEALRAAPGVDSVAIAGWPLLGRIKINTDVSINNGPPSPTPVFFLYISPGWLSTMKIPLIAGRDFRPEDASPGAAIVNETFAKTFFPGEDPVGRTFSRGVHHPINKIVGVTPDVPDHDLREPNRALFYMPFNPVGDNGAPTPAEFGTFVVHTKAGNPLALADSLRQLIAERRNGLRVSNVTTQLDLVRDQTIRERLIATLGGFFAAVALLLAGIGLYAVLNYSVLQRRREIGIRMAIGSSRTSIVRLVTFDSFLMIALGGCAGLVLGFGAARYVTSLFYQVKATDSEMIVLPACAILLTALLATLPAVLRALRTDPTEILRAE; from the coding sequence ATGTCCCTCTGGTCGCGTATTTCGAATGCCTTCCGCGGCGATCGCCTCAATCGCGAAATCGACGAAGAAATGCAATCCCACATTGACGAGGCCATCGCTTCAGGGCGCGATCCCGGCGAAGCCCGTCGCGCCTTCGGGTCCGCCCTGCTCGTCCGCGAAACAAGCCACGGCATTCGCGTCGCCGGCTCTCTCGAGTCCCTCCTCGCCGACATCCGTTTCGGCTGGCGGCAACTCTGGCGGAACAAAGTCACTTCCCTTGCTGCCGTGCTCTCGCTCGCACTCGGCATCGGCTCCTGCGTCGCGGCCTTCCGTCTGATCGATGCCCTGCTCTGGCGTCCGCTACCCATCTCCGGCGCCAACAGGCTTTTTGCCCTCTCCCGCAAATTGATCGGCCCCGAAGGCAAGCCGATCGAGGACCGCTACTGGTCCACCCCCGATTTCAATGTCATGCGCACTGCCGTCAAGGATCAGGCCGACCTCATCGCCATCAGCGACGCCGACCGCACCGACATCACCTGGTCCACCGATGACGAGATCGAGAAGGCTCACGTCGTTTATGTCTCCGGCAACATGTTCCCGCTGTTCGGCCTTGAGCCCGCTCTCGGCCGCCTGCTCGCTCCCGCCGACGACCGCGGCCCCGGTCTGGCTCCCTATGCCGTCCTCTCCTGTGACTACTGGAATCACCGCTTCGGCCGCGATCCCCGCGTCCTCGGCCGCTCCGTCCACATTGAGGATCAGGTCTTCGAAATCATCGGCGTGGGCCCTCGCGATTTCACAGGAACCGAAACGGGAACGGTAACCGACCTCTTCCTGCCCCTCAGCATGAACAGCCTCTCAACCCGCAATGGCGTCAGCTGGCACCACACCTTCCTGATGTTGAAACCTGGCGTCAACCCCACCACTACTCTCGAACCGCTCCGCCAGCACCTCTCCGCAGTCAGCCACGCATTCGAGACCGCGTGCTCCACGTGCTTCCGCGGCGCGACCCAGGCCACCCGCGATCGCCTCCTCAACAAAACCCTCGTCCTCAACCCGGCCGGCGCCGGTATCTCCGAGCTGCAGAAGGAATATCGCCGATACCTCGGCGTTCTTGGTCTGCTGGTCGTTCTCGTCCTGCTCATCGCCTGCGTCAACGTGGCCAACATGATGACCGCCCAGGCCGCCGCCCGCGCACAGGAGATGGCTCTGCGAATCTCGATCGGTGCCGGCCGCCGTCGCCTCATCCAGCTCATCCTCACGCAGAGCGCGCTGCTCGCCCTGCTGGCCTCCGCGGTTGGCGCTCTCTTCGCCGCCTGGTCGGCGCCTTTCGTACTCGGTCTGGTCAATCCGCCCGACACCCCTGCACGCCTCGACCTCCCCGCCGACGGCCGCGTACTTCTGTTCGGCCTCGCCCTCATCCTCGTTGTCGTTCTGCTGCTTGGTCTGCTACCAGCTCTCCGCGCCTCGGCAGTACGTCCCGTAGCCGCGCTCAAAGGTGGTGAAGATCCACATTCGCCGCGCCGCTTTATGCGCGTGGCAATCGCCCTTCAGGTCGCCTTCTGCGTCCTGGTCCTGTTTCTGTCATCCCTTTTCGTCACGTCTTTCCAGCGCCTGCAGAACCGCCCGCTCGGCTTCTCGACTGACCGCCTGCTCCTGCTCCAGACAGTGGCCGGCAAAGGCCAGCTCCCAGTCGTGTGGGATCAAACTGCCGAGGCACTCCGTGCCGCCCCTGGCGTCGACTCTGTCGCAATCGCAGGCTGGCCACTTCTCGGACGCATCAAGATCAACACCGACGTCTCCATCAACAACGGACCTCCCAGCCCCACTCCTGTCTTCTTCCTCTACATCTCACCGGGCTGGCTCTCGACGATGAAGATTCCGCTCATCGCCGGCCGCGACTTTCGCCCGGAAGACGCCTCCCCGGGCGCGGCCATCGTAAACGAGACCTTCGCCAAAACCTTCTTCCCCGGCGAGGACCCCGTCGGCCGCACCTTCTCGCGCGGCGTCCATCACCCCATCAACAAGATCGTCGGTGTCACCCCTGACGTCCCCGACCACGATTTGCGTGAGCCCAACCGAGCCCTCTTCTACATGCCTTTCAACCCCGTCGGCGACAACGGCGCACCCACTCCTGCCGAATTCGGCACCTTCGTGGTCCACACCAAGGCCGGCAACCCACTCGCGCTCGCCGACTCACTCCGCCAGCTCATTGCCGAGCGCCGCAACGGTCTTCGCGTTTCGAATGTCACCACGCAGCTCGATCTGGTTCGTGACCAGACCATTCGCGAGCGCCTCATTGCCACGCTGGGCGGCTTCTTTGCCGCCGTCGCGCTGCTCCTCGCCGGCATTGGTCTTTACGCGGTTCTCAACTACTCCGTCCTCCAGCGCCGGCGCGAAATCGGCATCCGCATGGCCATCGGATCCTCGCGCACCTCCATCGTGCGTCTCGTCACCTTCGATAGCTTCCTGATGATCGCCCTGGGCGGCTGCGCGGGCCTCGTCCTCGGATTCGGCGCAGCCCGCTACGTCACGTCGCTCTTCTACCAGGTCAAGGCGACCGACTCGGAGATGATCGTTCTGCCGGCCTGCGCCATTCTGCTCACTGCGCTCCTTGCCACGCTTCCAGCCGTGCTTCGCGCCCTGCGCACAGATCCAACCGAAATCCTGCGCGCCGAATAG
- a CDS encoding GNAT family N-acetyltransferase: MNTSQLENPIWNSLRTDHARIAEGDDCARRYPHEIGPLAGIADQSDASYNSLRTLAGDHSIALFSLDPINPRGSWTTIRTGRVIQMVRTVTASTTDPVPTPDHKPVTMPPDTSTTTTTTTTTTSPTAPAPTAPTTTPSSFVGTVAASTNPVPTPDHKPVIMPPDTSTTNPLPPAPSTTTTTTAPSPTAPSSFTGGSTSSHRHGHSPALDLAPGCTFRRLTSADAPAMVALAELTEPGPFRLRTIELGNFYGIFDGDRLVSMAGKRMHFPGFIEVSGVCTHPDYRGRGYAGALIRIIIDEIEATGRTPFLHAWEGNPAQYLYESLGFSLTRTFNLSALAAA, encoded by the coding sequence ATGAATACTTCTCAACTTGAGAACCCGATCTGGAATTCCCTGCGCACTGATCACGCCCGCATCGCTGAGGGTGACGATTGCGCCCGCCGCTATCCGCATGAAATCGGCCCGCTCGCCGGCATCGCCGATCAATCGGACGCGTCTTACAACTCGCTGCGCACGCTGGCAGGCGACCACTCCATCGCTCTCTTCTCGCTCGACCCCATCAACCCGCGCGGCAGCTGGACCACCATCCGCACAGGCCGCGTCATCCAGATGGTCCGCACCGTCACCGCAAGCACCACTGACCCGGTGCCCACGCCCGACCACAAGCCGGTCACTATGCCGCCCGACACCAGCACCACAACCACCACTACCACTACGACAACCAGTCCCACCGCACCCGCGCCCACAGCGCCCACCACCACTCCTTCCAGCTTCGTCGGGACCGTCGCCGCGTCCACCAACCCGGTGCCGACGCCCGACCATAAGCCGGTCATCATGCCGCCGGACACCAGCACCACCAATCCCCTGCCGCCGGCTCCCTCCACCACAACGACGACCACGGCGCCCAGCCCCACCGCTCCCTCCAGCTTTACTGGGGGGAGCACCTCCTCCCATCGTCACGGTCATTCTCCGGCCCTCGATCTTGCTCCCGGATGCACCTTCCGCCGGCTCACCTCAGCAGACGCTCCGGCCATGGTTGCTCTCGCCGAGCTCACCGAGCCCGGTCCCTTTCGTCTCCGCACCATCGAGCTAGGGAATTTCTACGGCATCTTCGATGGCGACCGCCTCGTCTCCATGGCAGGCAAGCGCATGCACTTCCCCGGATTCATCGAAGTCAGCGGCGTCTGCACCCATCCCGATTACCGCGGCCGCGGCTACGCCGGCGCGTTAATTCGGATCATCATCGACGAGATCGAAGCCACCGGTCGCACCCCGTTCCTCCACGCCTGGGAAGGGAATCCCGCCCAATATCTCTATGAGTCCCTCGGCTTCTCCCTCACCCGCACGTTCAATCTCAGCGCCCTCGCCGCCGCATAA
- a CDS encoding DUF1330 domain-containing protein: MAVYFIFTFNVADEEHFAPYRQGVGALIRRHQGQVLAADSNATVLEGVGRQANVVVRFPSQEDAMAFYNDPDYQPLKQLRMSTTTDTTAIMVKEYSRSH, from the coding sequence ATGGCCGTCTACTTCATCTTCACCTTCAACGTCGCCGACGAAGAGCACTTCGCTCCTTATCGCCAGGGAGTTGGCGCCTTGATCCGCCGCCATCAGGGGCAGGTACTTGCGGCAGACTCAAACGCCACCGTCCTGGAGGGCGTCGGGCGCCAGGCCAACGTAGTAGTGCGCTTCCCCTCGCAGGAAGATGCCATGGCCTTCTACAACGATCCGGACTACCAGCCGCTGAAGCAGCTCCGCATGTCAACCACCACCGACACCACGGCCATCATGGTGAAGGAGTACTCTCGGTCGCATTGA
- the rsmA gene encoding 16S rRNA (adenine(1518)-N(6)/adenine(1519)-N(6))-dimethyltransferase RsmA, producing the protein MSQKPKLGQNFLRDQTAIRRIVAALGDISAQTVVEIGPGQGAITGQLAAQAGRVIALELDRELAPRLHAFLGSDRVTVLEQDVLQFDFASAAAEARQKLAVVGNLPYYITSPILLRLAESAASLNRAVLMVQREVADRIVADPGSRDYGLLTVTVQMYGPVERLFTLPPGAFSPPPEVHSTVFRWRFAPRFNELGVEEAPFLSFARQVFALKRKTLANNLRAASYSPDTIQTALCNAGIPPQARAEELSIEALARLFLELRK; encoded by the coding sequence ATGTCGCAAAAGCCCAAGCTCGGCCAGAACTTCCTCCGCGATCAGACCGCCATCCGCCGCATCGTCGCTGCGCTCGGCGACATCTCCGCGCAGACCGTAGTCGAAATTGGCCCCGGCCAGGGAGCCATCACCGGCCAGCTTGCCGCCCAGGCCGGCCGCGTCATCGCGCTTGAGCTCGACCGCGAGCTCGCTCCGCGCCTCCACGCCTTTCTCGGGTCAGACCGCGTCACCGTCCTCGAGCAGGACGTGCTCCAGTTCGACTTCGCCTCGGCAGCTGCCGAGGCCCGCCAGAAGCTCGCCGTAGTCGGCAATCTGCCGTACTACATCACCTCACCGATCCTGCTCCGGCTCGCTGAAAGCGCCGCCTCGCTCAACCGCGCAGTTCTGATGGTTCAGCGCGAGGTCGCCGATCGCATCGTCGCCGACCCCGGCTCGCGCGACTACGGCCTGCTCACCGTAACAGTGCAGATGTACGGCCCCGTCGAGCGTCTCTTCACCCTGCCTCCCGGAGCATTCTCGCCACCCCCCGAGGTCCACTCCACCGTCTTCCGCTGGCGCTTCGCCCCGCGATTTAACGAACTCGGTGTCGAAGAAGCTCCCTTCCTCAGCTTCGCCCGCCAGGTATTCGCCCTGAAGCGCAAGACCCTGGCCAACAACCTCCGCGCCGCGAGCTATAGCCCTGACACAATCCAGACCGCGCTTTGCAACGCCGGCATCCCCCCACAAGCCCGCGCCGAAGAGTTATCGATTGAAGCCCTCGCTCGCCTGTTTCTCGAACTCCGGAAATGA
- a CDS encoding alpha-amylase family glycosyl hydrolase — protein MRRSAFKFALVATIAMFISASVQAQWNTPAIDGTITSNEYGTNNKLDNAGNTGQTWYMTWDASNLYVAIVNANVSEGAVLYVKGNPQNPATCCTNADGSSSGFNYDGAQFSTLPFRAAFVTYFKNGYREYRNSDGNNGWTGSTAYYGQYADNGGNNNTREVAIPWSAITGGGMPSSFAFFGYLTSGGGYVYGQAPPDNPGAFVGTSATATQYYAVVNTGKNTSTPPFSLEQPSGFSAADSAGFRHDTFDPIYRDQEGAVPENAQVTLRFTTLHSSGIWGVKVRAYLFDTATGNTTGPIDTDMPFDQNLTVNGTELDAWKATLTMPSATTVYYYKFRINRDQTNGWYSDDYLDDNDNVHKDGTGKPTDGEPFNSFQITVYDPNFQTPAWLQQANVYHILPDRFRNGDQTNDYCRTGSTTGCPSFYGTDPSTVIHYDTWNAQMCDPRDSSSSCYNNFTQFYNGDLPGVQSKLDYIQSLGFDTIYMNPIFMARSYHRYDTDQYLQIDPALGGDAAFTSLIAEMNRRGMQVILDGVFNHASSDGLYFDRYHRYASDGACESLSSVWRSWFHFNDDNVPCNSSDYPAWFGFDSLPTFDHTNPAVKDFFYRGPNNVTQYWYSRGASGWRFDVADDGNFGHPWWNDYRSYAKKYNVNGPLIGEIWPNASQYLAGDQMDSVMNYRFRKNIIGFARNAEWHDDNNNGTNDIPGLSPSQFDHAIRAVRDDYPGQATAAMLNLLDSHDVNRALYVLTETGDSGLTQAKQRLELAALFQFAYVGAPMVYYGDEVAVNSPSKSSSGNGPYGDPYTRPPYPWTDQAGDPSIYGPPDTSVSSYYTKLSHLRKQYPALRNGAYITLLTGDTQQPNTAPNTYAFARMLANESSALVAMNNGAASNAASIPVAGVFSDGTQLQDAISLATYSVTGGNVQVTLSARTGVVLLPYPVNLDLAPPSAFISTSPAANSQGWINSLPVTVDLSANDSGSGVQQLRYWINDGPVSAAAGNSASTRVTAEGPYTVGLRAIDNAGNISAPATATFGVDVTPPVVRVSVSPPSLWPANGAMVPVTVSGFVTDSLSGVDPSTASFAVVDEYGTVQPQGPVSLARGGSYSFKVFLRASRNGNDLDGRKYAITVSARDNAGNLASSAAIVTVPHDMGH, from the coding sequence ATGCGGCGTAGCGCGTTCAAATTTGCCCTTGTTGCCACCATCGCCATGTTTATTTCGGCTTCCGTGCAAGCCCAATGGAACACGCCGGCCATCGACGGCACCATCACCTCGAACGAGTACGGAACGAACAATAAGCTCGATAATGCCGGCAACACGGGACAGACCTGGTACATGACATGGGACGCCAGCAACCTTTATGTGGCCATCGTGAATGCCAACGTAAGCGAAGGCGCCGTCCTCTATGTCAAAGGCAATCCGCAGAATCCTGCCACATGCTGCACGAACGCCGACGGGAGTTCCAGTGGCTTCAACTACGACGGCGCGCAGTTCTCGACTCTGCCGTTCCGCGCCGCCTTCGTCACCTATTTCAAGAATGGTTACCGCGAATACCGCAACTCCGACGGCAATAACGGCTGGACCGGATCGACCGCCTACTACGGCCAGTACGCCGACAATGGCGGCAACAACAACACACGCGAGGTCGCGATTCCGTGGAGCGCCATCACCGGCGGAGGAATGCCATCCTCCTTCGCCTTCTTTGGGTATCTGACTTCGGGCGGCGGCTACGTTTACGGACAGGCCCCGCCCGACAATCCAGGAGCGTTCGTCGGAACAAGTGCCACGGCAACGCAATACTATGCAGTCGTAAACACCGGAAAAAACACGAGCACACCCCCCTTCTCGCTGGAACAGCCTTCGGGCTTCAGCGCTGCCGACTCCGCCGGCTTCCGCCACGACACGTTTGATCCCATCTACCGAGACCAGGAAGGCGCCGTGCCCGAAAATGCCCAGGTCACGCTGCGCTTTACCACCCTGCACTCCAGCGGTATCTGGGGTGTCAAAGTCCGTGCCTATCTATTCGACACAGCCACGGGCAATACCACAGGCCCCATCGACACCGACATGCCGTTCGATCAGAACCTCACTGTGAACGGCACCGAGCTGGACGCATGGAAGGCCACCCTCACCATGCCGTCTGCAACCACGGTTTACTACTACAAGTTCCGCATCAACAGAGATCAGACCAACGGCTGGTACAGCGACGATTACCTCGACGATAACGACAACGTCCACAAAGACGGAACCGGCAAACCGACGGACGGCGAGCCATTCAATTCGTTCCAGATCACGGTCTACGATCCGAACTTCCAGACTCCGGCGTGGCTGCAGCAGGCCAACGTCTATCACATTCTTCCTGACCGCTTCCGCAACGGCGACCAGACGAATGACTACTGCCGCACCGGATCCACCACAGGCTGTCCAAGTTTCTACGGAACCGATCCGAGCACCGTCATTCATTACGACACGTGGAATGCGCAAATGTGCGACCCGCGTGACAGCAGTTCGTCCTGCTACAACAATTTCACCCAGTTCTACAACGGCGATCTGCCGGGCGTACAAAGCAAGCTCGATTACATCCAGTCCCTCGGCTTCGACACCATCTACATGAACCCCATCTTCATGGCACGCTCCTATCACCGCTATGACACCGATCAGTATCTGCAAATCGATCCGGCGCTGGGCGGCGACGCAGCCTTTACGTCACTCATCGCGGAGATGAACCGCCGCGGCATGCAGGTCATTCTGGATGGAGTCTTCAATCACGCCTCGTCCGACGGCCTCTACTTCGACCGCTATCATCGCTACGCCTCCGATGGAGCATGCGAGTCGCTGAGCTCCGTGTGGCGAAGCTGGTTCCACTTCAACGACGACAACGTGCCATGCAATTCATCGGATTATCCGGCTTGGTTCGGATTCGACAGCCTGCCGACGTTCGATCACACCAACCCCGCTGTGAAGGATTTCTTCTATCGCGGCCCGAACAACGTCACGCAATACTGGTACAGCCGCGGCGCGAGCGGCTGGCGCTTCGACGTAGCGGACGATGGCAACTTCGGGCATCCGTGGTGGAACGACTACCGCAGCTACGCCAAGAAGTACAACGTCAACGGCCCGCTGATCGGCGAGATCTGGCCCAACGCCAGCCAGTACCTGGCGGGCGACCAGATGGACTCCGTGATGAACTATCGCTTCCGCAAAAACATCATCGGCTTCGCGCGCAACGCCGAATGGCACGACGACAACAACAACGGCACGAACGATATTCCGGGACTTAGCCCCAGTCAGTTCGATCACGCGATCCGCGCGGTGCGCGACGATTACCCGGGTCAGGCCACAGCGGCCATGCTCAACCTTCTCGATTCGCACGACGTCAACCGCGCGCTCTATGTACTCACGGAAACCGGTGACAGCGGACTGACGCAGGCGAAACAACGGCTCGAACTCGCAGCCCTGTTCCAATTCGCGTATGTCGGCGCGCCCATGGTCTACTACGGCGATGAAGTCGCGGTGAACTCGCCGTCAAAGAGCAGCAGCGGCAACGGGCCATACGGCGATCCCTACACCCGGCCACCCTATCCGTGGACGGATCAAGCCGGTGATCCCTCCATCTACGGCCCCCCAGACACCTCAGTCTCTTCGTATTACACCAAACTCTCCCATCTGCGTAAGCAGTACCCGGCGTTGCGTAATGGAGCCTACATCACGCTGCTAACCGGAGACACCCAGCAGCCCAACACGGCTCCCAACACATACGCGTTCGCGCGCATGCTGGCCAATGAATCGTCAGCGCTCGTAGCCATGAACAACGGCGCGGCCAGCAACGCCGCGAGTATCCCCGTCGCCGGGGTGTTCAGTGATGGCACGCAGTTGCAGGATGCGATCTCCCTCGCGACTTACTCGGTGACTGGCGGGAACGTACAAGTAACACTTTCTGCTCGCACCGGAGTGGTGTTGCTGCCGTATCCCGTAAACCTCGATCTGGCGCCGCCGAGCGCGTTCATATCCACCTCACCTGCGGCCAACAGTCAGGGATGGATCAACTCGCTCCCCGTCACCGTCGACTTGAGTGCGAACGACTCGGGCAGCGGCGTGCAGCAGCTACGCTACTGGATCAACGATGGCCCCGTCTCCGCAGCGGCCGGCAACTCGGCCTCCACGCGAGTGACAGCAGAGGGACCCTACACTGTGGGCCTGCGCGCCATCGACAACGCCGGCAACATCAGCGCGCCCGCCACCGCAACCTTCGGCGTCGACGTCACGCCCCCTGTGGTGCGCGTATCAGTCTCCCCGCCCTCGCTCTGGCCAGCCAACGGGGCGATGGTTCCGGTTACTGTCTCCGGGTTCGTCACCGACAGTCTGTCAGGCGTTGACCCCAGTACCGCATCCTTCGCAGTGGTTGATGAGTATGGAACCGTTCAACCGCAAGGGCCTGTGAGCCTGGCCAGAGGAGGGTCGTACTCGTTCAAGGTCTTCCTGCGGGCATCGCGAAACGGAAACGACCTCGATGGGCGGAAGTACGCCATCACCGTCAGCGCCCGCGATAATGCCGGCAACCTGGCTTCATCCGCAGCGATCGTAACTGTCCCGCACGACATGGGCCACTGA
- a CDS encoding DUF6600 domain-containing protein: MKSGAWLRRAVAVGSVATVMILGAAVRADDANGGGTAGGSGRAVRLSSVDGQVQVSQGGDVLADHAVANTPLFEGTQITTGEDGRAEIQFEDGSVARIPPESSLTLSVLKAGDTEMTLDSGMGYFELQDGNQASPTRVRFGGDVVTVSGFTVLRVRLDEAPGEFAVFSGNAHIDGTNGASLDVKGGESVALNNLNLSSTIEPDSWDAWNSDRDQEMTTADVGTTAATADQPNSSNPAWSDLNSNGTWYNVPDQGYVWSPYEAEDAGWDPYGSGYWMWTPSYGYMWVSGYSWGYMPYQCGAWNWYGAFGWGWAPGVCNPWWSGGGGWYYNVGYLPVWYRLPMRPHQPRPRPVQGGPGVRTPIKVRPVLPIVRVMRNEPGGPGVLPPRDGGHPIRIGTAVAQPLKPVAIPREGFHKTFVTAGPVNGEPGRTANPGGTIRGPLVPGRQGYAAPPVATAPRPVYAPAPVQRPGYTPAPSPGPVTAPRTPSVPVYHPAPPPVYHPAPAPVYRPAPAPAPAPRSAPAPAPRPSGGGGSHVSGSPHR; the protein is encoded by the coding sequence ATGAAATCGGGAGCGTGGTTGCGGCGGGCAGTAGCGGTTGGTTCGGTAGCGACGGTGATGATTCTGGGCGCGGCGGTGCGGGCCGATGACGCGAACGGCGGCGGGACAGCCGGCGGTTCAGGGCGCGCGGTTCGCCTGAGCAGCGTGGACGGTCAGGTGCAGGTCTCGCAGGGCGGGGATGTGCTGGCGGACCATGCCGTTGCGAATACTCCGCTGTTTGAGGGAACGCAGATCACCACGGGCGAAGACGGGCGGGCCGAGATCCAGTTTGAGGATGGGAGCGTGGCGCGCATTCCTCCTGAGAGCTCGCTGACGTTGAGCGTGCTGAAGGCCGGCGACACGGAAATGACGCTCGACAGCGGCATGGGCTACTTCGAGCTGCAGGATGGAAATCAGGCCAGTCCGACGCGGGTGCGGTTCGGAGGGGACGTGGTCACGGTGAGCGGGTTCACGGTGCTGCGCGTGAGGCTGGATGAGGCGCCTGGCGAGTTCGCGGTGTTCTCAGGCAATGCGCATATCGACGGGACCAATGGCGCGTCGCTGGACGTGAAGGGCGGCGAGAGCGTTGCGCTGAACAACCTGAATCTGTCGTCAACGATCGAGCCGGACTCGTGGGACGCGTGGAACTCCGACCGCGACCAGGAGATGACCACCGCCGATGTTGGGACGACCGCGGCGACTGCCGACCAGCCCAACAGCAGTAATCCGGCATGGAGCGATTTGAATTCGAACGGCACCTGGTACAACGTGCCGGATCAGGGCTACGTGTGGTCTCCCTATGAGGCGGAGGATGCCGGTTGGGATCCGTACGGTAGCGGCTACTGGATGTGGACGCCGTCGTACGGGTACATGTGGGTGAGCGGCTATAGCTGGGGCTATATGCCCTACCAATGCGGCGCCTGGAACTGGTATGGCGCGTTCGGGTGGGGATGGGCTCCGGGCGTGTGCAATCCGTGGTGGAGCGGCGGCGGAGGCTGGTACTACAACGTGGGCTATTTGCCGGTGTGGTACCGGCTGCCGATGCGTCCGCATCAGCCCAGGCCGAGACCCGTGCAGGGCGGACCGGGAGTGAGGACACCGATTAAAGTGCGGCCGGTGCTACCCATCGTGCGGGTGATGCGCAATGAGCCCGGCGGCCCGGGCGTTCTGCCGCCGCGCGACGGCGGGCATCCGATCAGAATTGGCACAGCAGTGGCTCAGCCGCTGAAGCCGGTGGCCATTCCGCGTGAAGGGTTCCACAAGACCTTTGTGACGGCGGGACCGGTGAACGGGGAGCCGGGCCGGACGGCGAATCCGGGTGGCACGATCCGCGGTCCGTTGGTTCCGGGCAGGCAGGGATATGCGGCTCCTCCAGTGGCGACCGCGCCGCGGCCGGTTTATGCACCGGCTCCTGTGCAGCGGCCGGGTTACACGCCGGCGCCGTCGCCGGGTCCGGTGACCGCTCCGAGGACGCCGAGCGTGCCGGTGTATCACCCGGCGCCACCGCCTGTGTATCATCCCGCGCCAGCGCCGGTATATCGTCCGGCACCTGCGCCGGCTCCGGCACCGCGTTCGGCTCCGGCTCCTGCGCCACGTCCTTCGGGTGGCGGCGGAAGCCATGTGTCGGGCAGCCCGCACAGGTAA
- the ruvC gene encoding crossover junction endodeoxyribonuclease RuvC produces the protein MRVFGIDCGTEVTGFGVVDTCDGERDARLACRALGGIQLPKSKPLPVRLEQVYRELREQIAQWRPDVVAVEEVFYSVNAKSALKLGQVRGVALLAAACEGLPVAEYAPLRIKQSVVGYGLAKKEQVQFMVQRLLNLAELPQPADAADALAIAICHIHTAQTLEMQGAGR, from the coding sequence ATGCGCGTCTTCGGAATTGATTGTGGCACTGAGGTCACTGGCTTCGGTGTGGTGGATACATGTGACGGCGAACGGGATGCGCGGCTGGCATGCAGGGCACTCGGGGGGATTCAGCTGCCGAAGAGCAAGCCGCTGCCGGTCCGTCTGGAGCAGGTGTATCGCGAATTGCGCGAACAGATTGCACAGTGGCGTCCGGACGTGGTGGCGGTGGAGGAAGTGTTCTATTCAGTGAACGCGAAGTCGGCGCTGAAGCTGGGGCAGGTGCGCGGGGTGGCGCTGCTGGCGGCGGCGTGCGAGGGGCTGCCGGTGGCCGAGTACGCACCATTGAGGATCAAGCAGAGCGTGGTGGGTTACGGGCTGGCCAAGAAGGAGCAGGTGCAGTTCATGGTGCAGCGGCTGCTGAACCTGGCGGAGCTGCCGCAGCCGGCGGACGCGGCCGATGCCCTGGCGATCGCCATTTGCCACATTCATACGGCGCAGACGCTGGAGATGCAGGGGGCGGGGCGATGA